In the Bacillota bacterium LX-D genome, one interval contains:
- the rodA gene encoding rod shape-determining protein RodA, translating to MFDKKLLKNLDMTFLLGIIAILIMSVFVLASASAHVMPNDVYYFAKKHLMFIVTGLGMMIFIGSLNYVQLARMQRLLYIINILILLIVLIPGIGKTSNGAQSWIGIGSFTLQPSEFAKVILIITFAQFLSNKQGKLNTFKDFIPCFLYVSVPLLLILLQPDLGTSLVFIAIMFGMMLAAGANPKILGGLFFGGILFIVITLWMHFHFGLPLPLKDYQIMRLVVFLNPYNDGKGGLGAGYNIIQSLIAVGSGGIWGKGLGHGSQGQLNFLPYHHTDFIFSVIGEELGLIGGLLLLALYFLILYRALRIAMQAKDMYGLLLVMGVVSMFTFHILENIGMAIGVMPITGIPLPLFSYGGSNMWANLAALGLILSVNLRRQVIAF from the coding sequence ATGTTCGACAAAAAATTATTAAAAAATTTAGATATGACTTTTTTATTGGGGATAATTGCCATATTAATTATGAGTGTTTTTGTTTTAGCAAGTGCTTCAGCCCATGTGATGCCTAACGATGTTTATTACTTTGCTAAGAAGCATTTGATGTTCATTGTTACAGGTTTAGGCATGATGATTTTTATTGGCAGCTTAAATTATGTCCAGTTAGCCAGAATGCAGAGGCTGCTGTACATTATCAATATTTTAATTTTACTTATTGTGTTAATTCCTGGCATCGGCAAAACCTCAAACGGTGCTCAAAGCTGGATTGGCATCGGCAGCTTTACTTTGCAGCCTTCGGAATTTGCTAAGGTAATTTTAATTATTACTTTTGCTCAATTTTTAAGCAATAAGCAGGGCAAATTAAATACCTTTAAGGATTTTATACCTTGCTTCTTATATGTGTCTGTTCCATTGCTCTTAATCTTATTACAGCCTGATTTAGGTACTTCTTTAGTATTTATTGCTATTATGTTTGGAATGATGTTGGCTGCGGGTGCTAACCCTAAAATTTTAGGCGGCTTGTTTTTTGGCGGAATACTCTTTATTGTAATTACCTTATGGATGCACTTTCATTTTGGTTTACCTTTGCCTTTAAAAGATTATCAAATAATGCGTTTGGTAGTTTTTTTAAATCCTTATAACGATGGCAAAGGAGGATTAGGTGCAGGTTACAACATTATTCAGTCTCTGATTGCTGTTGGCTCTGGAGGAATTTGGGGTAAGGGATTGGGACATGGTTCCCAGGGGCAGCTTAATTTTCTACCGTACCATCATACAGATTTTATTTTTTCCGTGATTGGAGAAGAGCTTGGTTTAATTGGTGGATTATTGTTACTAGCGTTGTATTTTTTAATTCTATACAGAGCTTTGCGCATTGCTATGCAGGCAAAAGATATGTATGGTTTACTATTGGTTATGGGTGTCGTTTCGATGTTTACATTTCACATTTTAGAAAACATTGGCATGGCAATCGGGGTAATGCCCATTACAGGTATTCCTTTACCCCTCTTTAGTTATGGAGGTAGCAATATGTGGGCCAATCTAGCCGCTTTGGGATTAATCTTAAGCGTTAATTTGCGGCGGCAGGTTATCGCATTTTAA
- the minD gene encoding septum site-determining protein MinD: MGEVIVITSGKGGVGKTTSSANIGTGLAAMNNKVVLVDTDIGLRNLDVVLGLENRIVYDIVDVVNGHCRLKQALIRDKRFEDLCLLPAAQTKDKTAVNPEQMKELCAVLQEEFEYVLIDCPAGIEQGFKNAIAGAQRAVVVTTPEVAAVRDADRIIGLLEAAEIAAPKLVLNRFRPNMVKKGDMMDIHDIIDILAIDILGVVPEDEAIVVSTNKGEPAVLDNTSRAGQAYRNIARRITGEDVPLMNLDANDGFMSKLKKFFGVG, encoded by the coding sequence ATGGGAGAAGTAATAGTAATTACCTCAGGAAAAGGAGGAGTAGGTAAAACTACTTCTAGTGCCAATATTGGTACAGGATTAGCAGCAATGAATAATAAAGTCGTTTTGGTAGATACAGATATCGGATTGCGTAATTTAGATGTAGTCTTAGGTTTAGAAAATAGAATTGTCTATGATATTGTCGATGTTGTTAATGGACATTGCCGTTTAAAACAGGCTTTAATTAGAGACAAGCGTTTTGAAGATTTGTGCCTGTTGCCGGCAGCCCAAACTAAGGATAAAACAGCAGTAAATCCCGAACAAATGAAAGAATTATGTGCTGTTTTACAAGAAGAGTTTGAGTATGTGTTAATTGATTGCCCGGCAGGAATTGAACAGGGCTTTAAAAATGCAATCGCTGGTGCCCAACGTGCAGTTGTAGTAACTACACCAGAGGTTGCTGCTGTTAGGGATGCGGATCGGATTATTGGACTTTTGGAGGCAGCCGAAATTGCTGCTCCTAAGCTGGTTCTTAATCGGTTTAGACCAAACATGGTTAAAAAGGGAGATATGATGGATATTCACGATATTATAGATATCTTGGCCATCGATATCCTTGGTGTTGTACCTGAAGATGAAGCAATAGTCGTTTCAACCAATAAGGGTGAACCTGCTGTTCTAGACAATACTTCTCGGGCGGGACAAGCATATCGCAATATTGCTCGCCGCATAACCGGAGAAGATGTACCATTAATGAACTTGGATGCAAACGATGGTTTTATGAGTAAACTTAAAAAATTCTTTGGTGTGGGCTAA
- the minC gene encoding septum site-determining protein MinC: protein MTQTKSVQVKNYIPAEDETILIQRTIRSGQVIRYPGNVVVMGDVNPGAEIVAGGNIVIMGHLRGVVHAGAFGNEQAVVAAFKLQPTQLRIANHITRAPDEEELPPQQPEIAKIKNEVVVIEQFHPWIKHA from the coding sequence ATGACGCAAACAAAAAGTGTACAAGTTAAAAATTATATTCCTGCAGAGGATGAAACAATTTTAATCCAACGTACTATTAGATCGGGGCAAGTTATCCGTTATCCTGGCAATGTTGTGGTAATGGGTGATGTAAATCCCGGGGCAGAAATTGTAGCCGGTGGAAATATAGTCATAATGGGGCATTTAAGGGGTGTTGTACACGCAGGTGCTTTTGGAAATGAACAAGCTGTAGTAGCGGCATTCAAATTGCAGCCAACCCAGCTTAGGATAGCAAACCATATTACACGTGCTCCTGATGAGGAGGAACTCCCGCCTCAACAACCGGAGATTGCTAAAATTAAAAACGAAGTTGTGGTAATCGAACAGTTTCATCCTTGGATTAAACATGCTTAA
- the minE gene encoding cell division topological specificity factor MinE, translating into MLDFFQRLFAKDTNNASKKVATERLRLVLVHDRADISPHLLQSLKEDLIKVISEYMEIDQGNLEVSLANESDSIALVCNIPVLRMKRSAS; encoded by the coding sequence GTGTTGGATTTTTTTCAACGACTTTTTGCGAAAGATACAAATAATGCCAGCAAAAAAGTTGCTACAGAAAGGTTGCGTTTGGTATTGGTACATGACCGGGCTGATATATCACCCCATTTATTACAATCCCTGAAAGAAGATTTAATTAAAGTGATTTCCGAGTATATGGAAATTGACCAAGGTAATCTGGAAGTAAGTTTAGCCAATGAAAGCGATTCCATAGCTTTAGTTTGCAATATTCCTGTCTTAAGAATGAAAAGATCTGCAAGCTAA
- a CDS encoding M23 family metallopeptidase, whose protein sequence is MKGSWQNKDYNNWYDNLDIDKYKTASLSSTYGYKRKNSFLKHLWIKQFFGALILFAVFLVFFSWKSPGVVSIQENVRYLLAEEKSDFTPVLETMVREGLWLDSYDLQVYRSELPMSIPVSGKYVQNFGWVETNSGENKFHPGIDIETEAAAPVRAALDGKISKVSHKQNLGRIIEITHQNNTVTIYGLLGEILVDEGQLVKQGDIIGKTKAGEQGQQVKLHFEVREKGKAIDPLDKITNNQGTI, encoded by the coding sequence TTGAAGGGATCCTGGCAAAATAAGGATTACAATAATTGGTATGATAATCTGGACATTGACAAATATAAAACTGCTTCACTAAGTTCTACTTATGGTTATAAAAGAAAAAATTCTTTTCTGAAACACCTATGGATTAAGCAATTCTTTGGAGCACTTATTTTATTTGCTGTTTTTTTAGTATTCTTTTCCTGGAAAAGCCCCGGAGTTGTTAGCATACAGGAAAATGTAAGATATTTATTGGCAGAAGAAAAAAGCGATTTTACACCTGTTTTAGAAACAATGGTCAGGGAAGGATTATGGCTAGATTCCTACGACCTGCAGGTATACCGTTCAGAGTTACCTATGTCTATTCCTGTTTCCGGAAAATATGTGCAAAATTTTGGCTGGGTAGAAACAAATTCCGGTGAAAATAAGTTCCATCCAGGTATAGATATCGAAACTGAGGCTGCTGCACCTGTACGGGCAGCTTTAGATGGTAAAATTTCAAAAGTAAGCCATAAGCAAAATTTAGGCAGAATAATAGAAATTACTCACCAAAACAATACTGTTACAATTTATGGTTTGCTAGGGGAAATTCTGGTTGATGAAGGCCAATTAGTTAAGCAGGGAGATATCATAGGTAAAACAAAAGCTGGGGAGCAGGGCCAGCAGGTAAAACTGCATTTTGAGG